One part of the Astatotilapia calliptera chromosome 9, fAstCal1.2, whole genome shotgun sequence genome encodes these proteins:
- the rdh10a gene encoding retinol dehydrogenase 10-A — translation MMIIIAEFFVVILKVLWAFLTAGAKWIVRPKEKSVAGQVCLITGAGSGLGRLFAKEFARRRAILVLWDINSQSNEETAEMVRQIYHELDTPVTKDGPVGGVEEVPPFQPQVYTYVCDVGKRESVYSTAEKVRREVGEVDILINNAGVVSGHHLLECPDELIERTMVVNCHAHFWTTKAFLPKMLELNHGHIVTVASSLGLFSTAGVEDYCASKFGAIGFHESLSHELKASEKDGISMTLVCPYLVDTGMFKGCRIRKEIEPFLPPLKPEFCVKQAMRAILTDQPMICTPRIVYMVNFMKSILPFEAIVCMYRFLGADKCMYPFLAQRKEAMNNNEAKNGI, via the exons atgatgataataattgCGGAGTTCTTCGTAGTTATTCTGAAGGTGCTCTGGGCTTTTTTAACTGCCGGAGCCAAGTGGATTGTGCGGCCAAAGGAGAAAAGCGTGGCGGGACAGGTGTGCTTGATCACCGGCGCTGGAAGCGGCCTCGGGCGGCTGTTCGCCAAGGAGTTCGCCCGGAGACGAGCGATACTGGTCTTATGGGACATAAACAGCCAAAGCAACGAGGAGACGGCGGAGATGGTGCGCCAGATTTACCATGAACTGGACACTCCAGTAACCAAAGACG gacctgttgGAGGGGTAGAGGAAGTCCCACCTTTCCAGCCGCAGGTCTACACCTATGTGTGTGATGTAGGGAAGCGCGAGAGTGTGTATTCCACAGCGGAGAAGGTGCGCCGGGAGGTGGGAGAGGTGGACATACTCATCAACAACGCCGGCGTCGTCTCTGGCCATCACCTCCTGGAGTGTCCCGACGAGCTGATCGAGCGGACCATGGTGGTCAACTGTCACGCACACTTCTGG ACCACCAAGGCGTTTCTCCCCAAGATGCTGGAGCTGAATCATGGCCACATTGTGACGGTTGCCAGCTCCCTGGGTTTATTTAGCACAGCTGGAGTGGAG GATTACTGTGCCAGCAAGTTCGGTGCCATCGGGTTCCACGAGTCGCTGAGCCACGAGCTGAAGGCCTCAGAGAAGGACGGCATCAGTATGACTCTGGTGTGCCCGTACCTGGTCGACACAGGAATGTTTAAAGGCTGCAGGATAAG GAAGGAAATCGaaccctttctccctcctctgaAGCCAGAGTTCTGCGTGAAACAAGCCATGAGGGCCATCCTCACCGACCAGCCCATGATCTGCACGCCTCGCATCGTCTACATGGTCAACTTCATGAAAAG CATCCTGCCCTTCGAGGCCATTGTGTGCATGTACCGGTTCCTAGGCGCCGACAAGTGCATGTACCCCTTCCTAGCTCAGAGAAAGGAGGCCATGAACAACAATGAGGCAAAGAATGGGATCTAG
- the rpl7 gene encoding large ribosomal subunit protein uL30, with the protein MADAEKKVPAVPESLLKRRKAYAAMKAMRVKKLLAEKKVRKVTRKLIYKRAEKYHKEYRQMYRREIRMGRMARKVGNFYVPAEPKLAFVIRIRGINGVSPKVRKVLQLLRLRQIFNGVFVKLNKASINMLRIAEPYIAWGYPNLKSVRELVYKRGYGKIRKQRIALTDNALVEKSLGKYGIICVEDLIHEIYTVGKNFKPANNFMWPFKLSSPRGGMNKKTTHFVEGGDAGNREDQINRLIRRMN; encoded by the exons ATGGCGGACGCAGA aaaaaaggttCCGGCGGTCCCTGAGAGCCTTTTGAAAAGGCGAAAGGCCTACGCGGCCATGAAGGCCATGCGTGTCAAGAAGCTGCTGGCTGAGAAAAAG GTCCGCAAGGTGACCAGGAAACTGATCTACAAGAGGGCTGAGAAGTACCACAAGGAGTACAGGCAGATGTACAGGCGTGAGATACGAATGGGCCGTATGGCTCGCAAAGTGGGAAACTTCTATGTGCCTGCTGAGCCCAAACTGGCCTTTGTCATCAGGATCAGAGG catcAACGGTGTGAGCCCCAAGGTCCGCAAAGTTCTGCAGCTGCTCCGTCTGCGCCAGATCTTCAATGGTGTCTTTGTCAAGCTGAACAAGGCTTCAATCAACATGCTCAGAATTGCAGAGCCTTACATCGCTTGGGG aTACCCCAACCTGAAGTCTGTGCGCGAGCTCGTCTACAAACGTGGGTACGGCAAGATCAGGAAACAGCGCATTGCCCTCACAGACAACGCTTTGGTGGAGAAGTCCCTCG GCAAATATGGCATCATCTGTGTTGAGGACCTCATCCATGAGATTTACACAGTTGGAAAGAACTTCAAGCCCGCCAACAACTTCATGTGGCCCTTCAAGCTGTCGTCCCCACGCGGTGGCATGAACAAGAAGACCACACACTTCGTGGAGGGAGGAGATGCCGGCAACAGGGAGGATCAGATCAACAGACTGATCAGAAGGATGAACTAA
- the c9h8orf89 gene encoding putative uncharacterized protein C8orf89 homolog, whose product MITCQLDPSIITVKGLISRESSNCGQRGPDAVGYPTYRNLRMGAGGGQASLRQSQPRKFPVIQPLSKSRDAKPQLTGFIIGGTPTLTKDDKLELQNTNPERDLSGRRFLLDRKCVMLERTKTVIPPLPRDYHVHRPGNLPSFSLSKELSHSHTGRPFTLGYPESYKLNTNPAVLIPSALVLSGRNTFSVENCKLGRPKVKYPSSNVMTVKNNQKSQSYPDPIAGASRSYIHRISELSSLEGETVRQEKLKKMRKPRKTPS is encoded by the exons ATGATAACTTGCCAGTTAGACCCGTCGATAATCACCGTAAAGGGGCTAATATCCCGGGAAAGCTCGAACTGCGGGCAGCGCGGCCCTGATGCGGTTGGATATCCGACATACAGGAACTTGAGGATGGGAGCAGGTGGAGGGCAAGCGTCTTTAAGGCAAAGTCAACCAAGGAAATTTCCTGTTATACAACCTTTGAGCA AGTCCAGGGACGCGAAACCTCAGCTGACTGGCTTCATAATTGGAGG GACGCCTACTTTAACCAAAGATGACAAGCTGGAGTTGCAAAACACCAACCCAGAGAGGGATCTCAGCGGGAGGCGCTTTCTGTTAGATAGAAAAT GTGTGATGTTAGAGAGGACCAAAACTGTGATTCCTCCACTGCCAAGAGACTACCATGTGCACAGACCTGGTAACCTCCCATCCTTCAGCCTCTCCAAGGAGCTTTCCCACAGCCACACAGGGCGACCCTTCACCCTGGG GTACCCTGAAAGCTATAAACTGAACACAAATCCAGCCGTCCTCATTCCCTCAGCTTTAGTCCTCAGTGGCAGAAACACCTTTTCGGTTGAGAACTGCAAGCTTGGCAG GCCCAAGGTGAAATATCCATCCTCCAACGTAATGACTGTTAAAAACAATCAGAAAA GCCAGTCCTATCCGGACCCAATAGCTGGAGCCTCTCGCTCTTACATCCACAGGATATCTGAGCTGTCCTCTCTGGAGGGCGAGACGGTGAGGCAGGAAAAGCtcaagaaaatgagaaaacctCGAAAGACTCCATCCTGA